The Streptomyces sp. NBC_01353 genome contains a region encoding:
- a CDS encoding LPXTG cell wall anchor domain-containing protein, with amino-acid sequence MRRSLLPAGALVAALAGSLLLAPAASASGKPQGDNGTVKIHDSKTGEELRKNEPKVCSFYLDAFGFDAGQKVNWHIEAWANNEQDKGTTVKTGLITLDADGHERTEDMTLPNGQYKLFWNFEGENGRAKQKVFKTDCPPAETPGTETPGTETPGTETPGTETPETPGSETPGASESPSATAPGEPGDTTGGTGGDLAETGSSAPVGIMAAVAVALAGAGAFMVTRRRKAQQH; translated from the coding sequence ATGCGACGATCTCTCCTTCCCGCAGGCGCGCTGGTCGCGGCTCTCGCGGGCTCTCTGCTGCTGGCCCCCGCGGCCTCGGCCTCGGGCAAGCCCCAGGGCGACAACGGCACCGTGAAGATCCACGACTCGAAGACCGGCGAGGAGCTCCGTAAGAACGAGCCCAAGGTCTGCTCCTTCTACCTCGACGCCTTCGGCTTCGACGCCGGCCAGAAGGTGAACTGGCACATCGAGGCGTGGGCGAACAACGAGCAGGACAAGGGCACCACGGTCAAGACCGGCCTGATCACGCTCGACGCCGACGGCCACGAGCGCACCGAGGACATGACCCTCCCGAACGGCCAGTACAAGCTGTTCTGGAACTTCGAGGGCGAGAACGGCCGCGCGAAGCAGAAGGTCTTCAAGACCGACTGCCCGCCCGCCGAGACCCCCGGCACGGAAACCCCCGGCACCGAGACGCCCGGTACGGAGACCCCCGGTACGGAGACCCCGGAGACTCCCGGCAGCGAGACGCCGGGCGCCTCCGAGTCGCCCTCCGCCACCGCCCCGGGTGAGCCGGGCGACACCACCGGCGGCACCGGTGGTGACCTGGCCGAGACCGGCTCCAGCGCCCCCGTCGGCATCATGGCCGCCGTCGCCGTCGCCCTCGCGGGTGCCGGTGCGTTCATGGTGACGCGTCGCCGCAAGGCCCAGCAGCACTGA
- the pth gene encoding aminoacyl-tRNA hydrolase, which produces MTDDANAPWLIVGLGNPGPEYAANRHNVGFMVVDLLADRIGGKFKRAQKAQAQVVEGRMGPPGPANRRVILAKPMSYMNLSGGPVTALRDFYKVPTAHVVAIHDELDIDYGVLRLKIGGGDNGHNGLKSMTKAMSAEYHRVRFGIGRPPGRMQVADFVLKDFSSTERKELDFFVDRAADSVECLVAEGLESAQSAYNS; this is translated from the coding sequence ATGACGGACGACGCGAACGCCCCCTGGCTGATCGTCGGTCTCGGCAACCCGGGCCCCGAGTACGCCGCGAATCGCCACAATGTGGGCTTCATGGTCGTGGATCTGCTCGCGGACCGTATCGGCGGGAAGTTCAAGCGGGCGCAGAAGGCGCAGGCGCAGGTGGTCGAGGGCCGGATGGGTCCTCCCGGGCCCGCGAACCGCCGGGTGATCCTTGCGAAGCCGATGTCGTACATGAATCTCTCGGGCGGTCCGGTGACGGCGCTGCGGGACTTCTACAAGGTGCCGACGGCGCACGTGGTGGCGATCCATGACGAGTTGGACATCGACTACGGGGTGCTGCGGCTGAAGATCGGTGGTGGCGACAACGGCCACAACGGTCTGAAGTCGATGACGAAGGCGATGAGTGCCGAGTATCACCGGGTGCGGTTCGGGATCGGTCGTCCGCCGGGTCGGATGCAGGTCGCGGATTTCGTTCTGAAGGACTTCTCGTCGACGGAGCGCAAGGAGTTGGACTTCTTCGTGGACCGGGCGGCGGATTCCGTCGAGTGTCTGGTGGCGGAGGGTCTGGAGAGCGCGCAGTCCGCGTACAACTCCTGA
- a CDS encoding 50S ribosomal protein L25/general stress protein Ctc has protein sequence MSEVKISAEVRSEFGKGAARSIRRENKVPGVVYGHGTEPVHVTLPGHELLLALRTPNVLLSLDIDGKNELAIPKAVQRDAIKGYLVHVDLILVKRGEKVTVEIPVQAEGELAAGGNLLEHVLNTLSVEAEATHIPEAVTVSVEGLEAGASILAKDITLPNGVTLSTDADAVVLQVLAAQAEEPAAEAEGEAVAAEGAEA, from the coding sequence ATGTCCGAGGTGAAGATCTCCGCCGAGGTTCGTTCCGAGTTCGGCAAGGGTGCGGCCCGTTCGATCCGTCGTGAGAACAAGGTTCCCGGCGTCGTCTACGGTCACGGCACCGAGCCGGTCCACGTGACGCTTCCGGGCCACGAGCTGCTGCTCGCCCTGCGTACCCCGAACGTTCTGCTGTCCCTGGACATCGACGGCAAGAACGAGCTGGCGATCCCGAAGGCCGTTCAGCGTGACGCCATCAAGGGTTACCTGGTGCACGTCGACCTGATCCTCGTCAAGCGTGGCGAGAAGGTCACCGTCGAGATCCCGGTCCAGGCCGAGGGTGAGCTCGCCGCCGGTGGCAACCTGCTGGAGCACGTGCTGAACACGCTCTCCGTCGAGGCCGAGGCCACCCACATCCCCGAGGCCGTCACGGTCTCCGTGGAGGGCCTGGAGGCCGGTGCCTCCATCCTCGCCAAGGACATCACGCTCCCGAACGGTGTGACCCTGTCCACCGACGCCGACGCGGTCGTCCTGCAGGTCCTGGCCGCGCAGGCCGAGGAGCCGGCTGCCGAGGCCGAGGGCGAGGCCGTCGCGGCCGAGGGCGCCGAGGCCTGA
- a CDS encoding LysR substrate-binding domain-containing protein encodes MDLLLHLRYFRTVAEEQHFGRAAERLHMAQPSLSQRIQRLERELGVRLLDRTSRGTTLTPAGRLVLTEAEHLLTAADRLTAAVARLRNGQAGTLRAAVPPRLGAAAVGALLITYRDRSPGGDLDLRELPSAQQTAELTAGTLDVGVVRHPCPAPGLAFGPLLHQPLGVLLPDTDPLAAHPDIPAAALTGRDLVLFPRAEAPALHDETLTACARHGCTPATVHEAAAPDFTRGLVLSGGAVALQPRSPAEPGTVWRPLRDNPVTWRTSAAWPQGRDGPAVRLFADTAHETLRDHAGMITDTPTGASARMLFPRPASEFPL; translated from the coding sequence ATGGACCTGCTGCTGCACCTGCGGTACTTCCGGACCGTCGCCGAAGAACAACACTTCGGACGCGCCGCCGAACGCCTGCACATGGCCCAGCCCTCCCTCTCCCAACGCATCCAACGCCTCGAACGCGAACTCGGCGTCCGCCTCCTCGACCGCACCAGCCGCGGCACCACCCTCACCCCCGCCGGCCGCCTCGTCCTCACCGAAGCCGAACACCTCCTCACCGCCGCCGACCGGCTCACCGCCGCCGTCGCCCGCCTCCGCAACGGCCAGGCCGGCACCCTCCGCGCCGCCGTCCCACCCCGCCTCGGCGCCGCCGCCGTCGGAGCCCTCCTCATCACGTACCGCGACCGCTCCCCAGGCGGCGACCTCGACCTCCGCGAACTCCCCAGCGCCCAACAGACCGCCGAACTCACCGCCGGCACCCTCGACGTCGGCGTCGTCCGCCACCCCTGCCCCGCCCCCGGCCTCGCCTTCGGCCCCCTCCTGCACCAACCCCTCGGCGTCCTCCTCCCCGACACCGACCCCCTCGCCGCCCACCCCGACATCCCCGCAGCCGCACTCACCGGCCGCGACCTCGTCCTCTTCCCCCGCGCCGAAGCCCCCGCCCTCCACGACGAAACCCTCACCGCCTGCGCCCGACACGGCTGCACCCCCGCCACCGTCCACGAAGCCGCAGCACCCGACTTCACCCGCGGACTCGTCCTCTCCGGAGGCGCCGTCGCCCTCCAACCCCGCTCCCCGGCCGAACCCGGCACCGTCTGGCGCCCCCTGCGCGACAACCCCGTCACCTGGCGCACCTCCGCCGCCTGGCCCCAAGGCCGCGACGGACCCGCCGTACGCCTCTTCGCCGACACCGCCCACGAAACCCTCCGCGACCACGCGGGCATGATCACCGACACCCCCACCGGCGCATCCGCGAGGATGCTCTTCCCCCGCCCCGCATCGGAGTTCCCCCTGTGA
- a CDS encoding serine hydrolase, with protein sequence MTAAARTRITSAFTDAGVTGQLHATDIDTGTTITIGADLETPTASVHKLCVIAALYRHAAHGHIDLRHPVDIPAEGRSPGATGLAAMRDAARLSLRDLAGLAVAVSDNTAADLLIDAIGLDTVNRTMTDLGLTRTIAVHTMRELYATLREDAGGAPTALTDPTVVTRLRALDPTRTNRSTAREIAALLAAIWRDELCTGEYAQELRTVLGLQAWSHRLAAGFPFDDVRVSGKTGSLPTLRHEAGVVEYPDGGRYAIAVFTRAAATTVTLPAADAAIGRAARIAVDALRA encoded by the coding sequence GTGACCGCCGCAGCCCGTACGCGCATCACCTCGGCCTTCACCGACGCGGGCGTCACCGGACAGCTCCACGCCACCGACATCGACACCGGCACCACCATCACCATCGGCGCCGACCTCGAAACCCCCACCGCCAGCGTCCACAAACTCTGCGTCATCGCCGCCCTCTACCGACACGCAGCCCACGGCCACATCGACCTGCGCCACCCCGTCGACATCCCCGCCGAAGGCCGCTCACCCGGCGCCACCGGCCTCGCCGCCATGCGCGACGCCGCCCGCCTCTCCCTGCGCGACCTCGCCGGCCTCGCCGTCGCCGTCAGCGACAACACCGCCGCCGACCTCCTCATCGACGCCATCGGCCTCGACACCGTCAACCGCACCATGACCGACCTCGGCCTCACCCGCACCATCGCCGTCCACACCATGCGTGAGCTCTACGCCACCCTCCGCGAGGACGCCGGCGGCGCACCCACCGCCCTCACCGACCCCACCGTCGTCACCCGCCTCCGCGCCCTCGACCCCACCCGCACCAACCGCTCCACAGCCCGCGAGATCGCCGCCCTCCTCGCCGCCATCTGGCGCGACGAGCTCTGCACGGGCGAGTACGCGCAAGAACTCCGCACCGTCCTCGGACTCCAAGCCTGGAGCCACCGCCTCGCCGCCGGATTCCCCTTCGACGACGTCCGCGTCAGCGGCAAGACCGGCTCCCTGCCCACCCTGCGCCACGAAGCCGGAGTCGTCGAATACCCCGACGGCGGCCGCTACGCCATCGCCGTCTTCACCCGGGCCGCCGCGACCACGGTCACACTCCCGGCGGCGGACGCCGCCATC